The proteins below are encoded in one region of Halichoerus grypus chromosome X, mHalGry1.hap1.1, whole genome shotgun sequence:
- the ZXDB gene encoding zinc finger X-linked protein ZXDB, with translation MESPRLLPPRGTRQSGGAGSPAGASRFHGGPDPRAGQVPARRLLLLRGPQDGGPGRRHEEARAASRGPGPSPLAPRSDHAGGGGGGGGGGGGDGDGDSDDFFLVLLDPAGGDVETTGAGQAAGPVWREEAESVPQLQQGENGANPAGRQALGPRCLSAVPAPSPAENPIPAPGLGPAAAFTGTVTVHNQNLLLRFENGVLTLATPPPPAWGPGVAPAPQPGGLMAPQAGVPHAAQPSDCPELPPDLLLAEPAEPAPAPAPEEEAEGRAAAESPRRPLGPGPGVVLYLCPEAQCGQTFAKKHQLKVHLLTHSSSQGQRPFKCPLGGCGWTFTTSYKLKRHLQSHDKLRPFGCPAEGCGKSFTTVYNLKAHMKGHEQENSFKCEVCEESFPTQAKLSAHQRSHFEPERPYQCAFSGCKKTFITVSALFSHNRAHFREQELFSCSFPGCSKQYDKACRLKIHLRSHTGERPFLCDFDGCGWNFTSMSKLLRHKRKHEDDRRFMCPVEGCGKSFTRAEHLKGHSITHLGTKPFVCPVEGCCARFSARSSLYIHSKKHLQDVDTWKSRCPVSTCNKLFTSKHSMKTHMTKRHNLGQDLLAQLEAANSLTPSSELTSQGQSDLSDAELVSLFSDVPGSSSAAVLDTALVNSGILTIDVASVSSTLAGSLPANSNNSLGQAVDPRALMATSDLPQSLDTSLFFGTTASGFQQSPLDMDDVPSLSVGPLASLGSLAMKNSSQEPQALTPSSKLTVDTDALTPSSTLCENSVSELLPPTKAEWNVHPDSDFFGQEEETQFGFSNPAGNHGSQKETDLITVTGSSFLV, from the coding sequence ATGGAAAGCCCGAGGCTGCTCCCGCCTCGAGGGACACGACAGAGCGGCGGTGCTGGCAGCCCCGCGGGCGCCAGCCGGTTCCACGGCGGCCCTGACCCGCGGGCTGGCCAGGTCCCCGCGCGCCGCCTCCTGCTGCTCCGGGGCCCCCAAGATGGCGGGCCCGGGAGGCGGCACGAGGAGGCCCGAGCGGCCTCACGGGGCCCGGGCCCGAGCCCGTTGGCGCCGAGGTCGGATCACGctggcggaggcggcggcggcggcggcggcggcggcggcgacggcgacGGCGACAGCGATGACTTCTTCCTGGTGTTGCTGGACCCGGCGGGTGGCGATGTGGAGACCACGGGCGCCGGCCAGGCCGCAGGGCCTGTATGGAGGGAGGAGGCCGAGTCGGTCCCACAGCTCCAGCAGGGTGAGAATGGCGCGAATCCCGCGGGCCGCCAGGCGCTAGGCCCCCGCTGCCTGTCCGCAGTCCCCGCCCCATCCCCGGCTGAAAACCCGATCCCCGCCCCAGGCCTGGGACCCGCTGCGGCCTTCACGGGCACCGTCACCGTCCACAACCAAAACCTGCTGTTGCGCTTCGAGAACGGTGTCCTCACCCTGGCCACGCCCCCGCCGccagcctgggggcctggggtcgCGCCTGCCCCTCAGCCTGGGGGTCTGATGGCTCCGCAAGCGGGGGTCCCGCACGCCGCGCAGCCCAGCGACTGCCCCGAGCTGCCGCCCGACCTCCTGCTGGCCGAGCCGGCTGAACCGGCGCCCGCCCCCGCGcctgaggaggaggcagagggccGAGCCGCAGCCGAGAGTCCCCGCAGGCCGCTGGGCCCAGGCCCGGGCGTGGTGCTGTACCTGTGTCCCGAGGCGCAGTGCGGACAAACCTTCGCCAAGAAGCACCAGCTGAAGGTGCACCTGCTGACTCACAGCAGCAGCCAGGGCCAGCGGCCCTTCAAGTGCCCCCTGGGCGGCTGTGGCTGGACTTTCACCACCTCCTACAAGCTCAAGAGGCACCTGCAGTCGCACGACAAACTGCGGCCCTTTGGCTGCCCTGCGGAGGGCTGTGGCAAGAGCTTCACCACGGTGTATAACCTCAAGGCGCACATGAAGGGCCATGAGCAGGAGAACTCGTTCAAATGCGAGGTGTGCGAAGAGAGCTTCCCTACTCAGGCCAAACTCAGCGCCCACCAGCGCAGCCATTTCGAGCCTGAGAGGCCATACCAGTGCGCGTTTTCTGGCTGCAAGAAGACGTTTATCACAGTGAGTGCCCTGTTTTCCCATAACCGTGCCCATTTCAGGGAACAGGAACTCTTTTCCTGCTCTTTTCCTGGCTGCAGCAAACAGTACGACAAGGCTTGTCGCCTGAAAATTCACCTGCGGAGCCACACCGGTGAGAGACCTTTCCTTTGTGACTTTGACGGCTGTGGCTGGAACTTCACCAGCATGTCCAAACTCTTAAGGCACAAAAGGAAGCACGAGGATGACCGGAGGTTCATGTGCCCTGTGGAAGGCTGTGGGAAATCTTTCACAAGGGCTGAGCATCTGAAAGGCCACAGCATAACCCACCTGGGCACAAAGCCTTTTGTGTGCCCTGTGGAAGGCTGCTGTGCCAGGTTCTCTGCTCGCAGTAGTCTCTACATTCACTCCAAGAAACACTTACAGGACGTGGACACTTGGAAAAGCCGTTGCCCAGTCTCTACTTGTAATAAACTCTTCACATCCAAGCACAGCATGAAGACCCACATGACCAAAAGGCACAACCTCGGCCAGGATCTCTTAGCTCAGCTAGAAGCTGCGAATTCTCTTACGCCCAGCAGTGAACTTACCAGCCAGGGACAGAGTGATCTCAGTGATGCAGAGCTAGTGTCTCTCTTCTCGGATGTGCCTGGCAGTAGTTCTGCTGCAGTGCTGGACACAGCATTGGTGAACTCTGGAATCTTGACTATTGATGTGGCTTCTGTGAGTTCAACTCTGGCAGGGAGCCTCCCTGCTAATAGTAATAATTCCTTAGGGCAGGCTGTGGACCCTCGGGCCTTGATGGCCACCAGTGACCTTCCTCAAAGTCTGGatacctctctcttttttggaaCGACAGCCTCTGGTTTTCAGCAGAGTCCCTTAGATATGGATGATGTCCCAAGTCTAAGTGTGGGGCCATTGGCATCTCTGGGCTCTTTGGCTATGAAAAACTCAAGTCAAGAGCCCCAAGCTTTGACCCCCAGCAGTAAGCTAACAGTGGACACAGATGCTCTGACTCCTTCAAGCACCCTTTGTGAAAACAGTGTCTCAGAACTACTGCCGCCAACCAAAGCAGAATGGAATGTACATCCTGACTCTGACTTCTTTGGACAGGAGGAAGAAACCCAGTTTGGATTCTCCAATCCAGCAGGAAACCATGGTTCTCAGAAAGAAACAGATCTTATCACAGTGACTGGCAGCTCATTTTTGGTATGA